The Chanos chanos chromosome 6, fChaCha1.1, whole genome shotgun sequence genome includes a region encoding these proteins:
- the mettl1 gene encoding tRNA (guanine-N(7)-)-methyltransferase, which produces MSVSMPQKRYYRQRAHSNPMADHTFDYPVCPEEMDWSQLYPEFFSPPDDLSGQTRTRNARVELADIGCGYGGLLVELSPLFPDQLILGLEIRVKVSDYVQDRIRSLRAAEPGKYQNIACLRSNAMKYLPNFFGKGQLSKMFFLFPDPHFKKTKHKWRIISPTLLAEYAYTLRVGGLVYTNTDVEEVHLWMVKHFTEHPLFCRVPEEDLADDVIISRLGTCTEEGKKVQRNGGKNFLAVFRRVEDPNMSPHEAK; this is translated from the exons ATGAGTGTCTCCATGCCACAGAAGCGTTATTACCGACAAAGAGCCCATTCTAACCCTATGGCAGACCACACTTTTGATTA CCCAGTTTGCCCAGAGGAAATGGATTGGTCACAGCTTTATCCCGAGTTTTTTAGCCCTCCAGATGATCTCTCAGGCCAAACGAGGACACGAAATGCGCGAGTAGAGCTCGCTGACATTGGCTGTGGATATGGCGGACTTCTCG TTGAGCTATCACCACTCTTCCCTGACCAGCTGATCTTAGGCCTGGAGATTAGAGTCAAAGTTTCAGACTATGTCCAAGATCGCATTCGCTCCCTTCGCGCAGCTGAACCAGGGAAGTACCAGAATATTGCCTGTCTCCGCAGCAATGCCATGAAATACCTTCCCAACTTCTTTGGCAAGGGACAG cTCAGCAAGatgttcttcctctttcctgATCCTCACTTTAAGAAGACCAAGCACAAATGGAGGATCATCAGTCCGACCTTACTGGCCGAATATGCCTACACACTCAGAGTTGGG GGTTtggtatacacaaacacagatgtggAAGAGGTGCACCTTTGGATGGTGAAGCACTTCACTGAACATCCGCTGTTCTGTCGGGTTCCTGAGGAAGACCTG GCTGATGACGTCATAATCAGTCGTCTGGGAACGTGCACTGAAGAGGGTAAGAAAGTCCAGCGGAACGGTGGGAAAAACTTCCTTGCTGTTTTTCGCAGGGTGGAAGACCCAAACATGAGCCCTCATGAAgcaaaatga